The genome window ctatgagttggggcaatttttctgtttatttcctcaaacactacacaatgccatacccttagaggggttggggacacatatttatagccctaggggctgcactaccacacattctcacacacactacacaacaggattgtcctctagatgctaaagagactacagaggacagtcaaaagcgactgttgtcctctagatgctaaagcgactacagaggacagtcaaaaagcgactgttgtcctctagatgctaaagagactacagaggacagtcaagctgtcctctagatgctaaaggactacagaggacagtcaaaagcaggctgtcctctagatgctcaagacttattccatcacaccaaacatacttCTCTGAATTTTGTAGATTCAATGTTCTTTCGCACTTATTCTATTTAGACTTCCAGAGTCTATATAATGTGAATATCGATCGTTTAGCTTTGCCCCCCAGAATTTATTGTCCAGCGTACAATAATCTCAGTGCCCATTTGTTTTCAAAATTTATCTGCTTTACTACTTTTACATATGGGTTGGGATAATGGAGCCTTGGAAGATGTCTCATCTGTTTTCATTGTATTCAATCATGTGACTAGTGTCTGATAGGAAGATGTAAGCTGATGCACTGCTGCCACTGCAAAAGGTAGAACGACCTATATGTGGAGAAAAAATTATAGGACTTTAACAGCCTTTGACAGAACAAAGTATTACTATGTTGTCATCTTTTGTGCGAGACCAACAGTGCTTAGTATGCTGAGTTTTGGTTGTTGAAGTACTGAAATGCTCCTAATTGACTCAGTTATGCTTCTTATCCAAGAGCAGAAAGTTAGTCTTGCTCGAAGGTTCGCACTAGTTCCCTTGGGGCCGCCACTATTGACTTACAAGAGCAACTGCAAAGCGATGTTGACAGTTGATGGTGAGTCTGTTCGATTGGTGGTGGATCGGCCATATAAAGCTGGAGAACCAATAATCATCTGGTACTATGTTTTGTTCAGTTGCATTAACATTCTTGTCCTTTCTCATCATATTTTGCGATCTGAGATGCTGACCATTTAGTGCAGTTTTTATGCATTATTTTAGTACATATGTTCAAGAACCTCAAAttatgtagattatacaggtgtggaCCCCAAACAAACTCCAGGCTTGTTCTGAACTATGGTTTTGTTGATGAAAACAATCCCTTTGATCGCATATCAATTGAGGTAGACATTCTTTATTATGCAGCAATCTCCTTTACTGTGTGGTTGGTGTAACTGTTTGAATCACTGTTACAGGCATCTTTAAATACAGAAGATCCTCAATACCAAGAAAAGAGAATGGTTGctcagaggaatggaaagcatgcTATCCAAAATTTTAATGTGGGaacttttttcctttttttaGTGAAATTGTAAATGTTATATGTTGATATGCCTCGTTGAATCAGGTCTATGTAGGCAAAGAGAAACAAACTGTTGCAGAAATGCTTCCTTATTTGAGATTAGGATACATTTCAGATCCAGACGAAATGCAGTCTATACTCTCTTCTGAAGGAGATACATGTCCAGTGAGTCTGCGTACTCTTCCTCGATGCTGCTATCTATTTCTTCATTGATTTGGTTGGGTGCTTTTAAAATATGATGGTTACATTACATCCACAAAAGCATGAGCCCTGATACTTAATTAACATATTTTTTCTTTTTAGAATTGCAATTAGTACCTGTTTGGCCCCTTACTTTTAGTCCAGTTTTATGGTTTCTGGCATAAACCTAGCCATTCAATTTATTTATGGTGGTTCTATATGACTGGAGGACTTTGGAATTTGGATCATCTTGATTGAACCTAAAAATGAAAAACATGCCACCTATTTATCCCTTATCATTGCATGTAAATCCATAGGTTGAAGCTAGTTAACAGTTCTCTAGTTACACTGAAATGTTAATTTACCCCTTGTATGGACTTGTAACGGAAGGCATAATATGTACCCTTGTTGCATGCAATTTTGAGAATTTGGTTGCATTAGAGATTTTCTTTAGGCATTCCATTGGTAGTTTCCTATGTTTGGGATCATAGCCAAGTATAGTTTGGGTTGTGATCCGACCGAAATTGCTCAGATTTGAGTACCTGCATGCTATTACTTTCTGTAGACATTAGCTTGAGTATAAAACTGCTGATAACCTGGGGTATGATTTTTTTATCAACCACAGAAAGAAGCAaaatgtagatttctgcatagtACTCTAACTGCATCATGTTGTAGTCTAGGATTTAACGTTTTGCTTACATCTGCTGTACTTCCATAGGTTAGTCCATGTACAGAGCGAGCTGTACTTGATCAGCTTGGTGGTTACCTGGAATCTCGGTTGGCTGGTTATCCAACAACATTGAATGAAGATGAAGCTATGGTAATGAGCTGTGATTTTTTACGAGTTGTTTCTTGGTCACTCTATAAACTTGCTGAATGTTATGGCATTGGTTTTGGTCATTGTCAGTTGGCAGATGGCAGTTTGGAACCAAAGCAGGAAGTTGCTACTAGGCTTGTGAGGTTGGAGAAGAAGATGCTCCATGCCTGTCTCCAGGCCACAAATGAGTTTATAACTGACTTGCCAGACCACACAGTATCACCTTGCCCTGCTCAATATGCCCCTGAAATGAAATGAGGTACCACTGGCGATGTTCTACATTTTTTTTTCCAGTTTGTCAATTATAATACTGTAGCATGTAATTTGGTCATTCTTATTTGCAGGTTGCATGTTGTTTTCTTTCCCAAATGGTCATATCATTAAGAATGTCACAATTTGATCAATGTGCATATCTTTTTGAAGACCATATATGCTGCAAGGTGGATATAATATTTGAAAGAATTTGCTCCTTGTTTTCTTTAGAGATTACGTAAACGCAATTGCTTGCTAGAAGGTAAATGAGGCTGACCGAAGTTGTGTTACATTGTTTCATGCCAAAAAGCGCGATACGTAATACAAATGTATTGTTCATTGATACGAACGCTGCTTATGGTTACAGCTTGCGTGTTCCAGGAAATCACATCTCTTGATGTTCCAAGTTATAAGGGTATCAGTGGTCTTCAGCGGGATATGGTAATGGTCTCCAACGGGATGTGGCCATGTTGTAGTTATTAGTTGCAATGCACCAAAGTAGTGGCGGACTTAGGATTTGAACCTCGGGTATTCTAAGACATAAAAAATGGTATGTAATACCATATACAGTTCAGTAACACATATATATAATGGTAGGCGTTTCGGAGATGATGCACTCTCGCGAGGGGAGGGGGAGGCTTGAGTGGACCGTTGGAGAGCGTCTAATAACCAGATGGACGTGGTTGTACCGTATGCCAAGCGGTTTTCTTTTGTTATAGGCGACAAGAATTGCACGGCTGTACACACAAAAGCAAACAGCACGCAGTGAATAGCAGCGTACGTACAGATACCGTGCTAGCTAGCTCAAACGAAGATTATTGCCGCCTGCTGCTGTGCTGTGCCTCACGTCGTCAGCTAGCTTCTCCTCTGCGATTCTCCGCTACTACGTATACCGTCCCCCGTGCAGCCGCGCGCCGCGTATGTAGTGGCGGCTGGCGTGCGGTCCTTTGCGCGATTCGATCGACCTGCCGCCTGGACTGGATCACGTGTTTGTGGTTCACGCACGCACGCGTGTCGTTTCGATTACTTGTACCGCCTGGAGCTGGAGCTGGCTTTGCTGCTGTTGTGGTACCGGTGGTCGTCCTCGTCCACGACGCCCAGCTCGGCGGTGGAGAGGTCGTTGGCGAACGCCATTCGCCGGAACAGCTCGATGTCCGCCGAGTAGCGGGTCGAGTCGTACGCCATGCTCTGCCCCAGCTTGACGCCGTTGGTCAGGTCCGACGAGCACTCGTCCACGTCCAGCGACCGCCACACCTTGATTCCCGATCGAtcgatacatacatacatacatacatatagaggagagacagcagcagcgacaatAATTAAGCTAGCGATGATCGACTTCAGAGTAACGTGTGGTCGCGTCGTTACTTACCTGCACCATCCTCGGTCTCTTGGCGGCGGAGTGGCGCACGCACGCGGCGGCCGCCTCCACCATCCTCCGCATCTCGGTCTTGGAGAACCTGCACTCCAGCGCGGGGTCGGCGACCTCTCGGAAGTCGTCCGTCTCCAAGGCGTCCACGAGGAGAAGCCGAGCCTACGTGATCAGCAGCAGTCATGGCGACATGCgatcggtggtagaattcgaaggAGGATCGCCACACGCGTACGTACCCATTCAACCAGGCTCTCTTCTCCCAGTGGCTGAGATGCGTCTACGGGCTTCCGCCCGGTGATGAGCTCCAGGAGCACCACCCCGAACGAGAACACGTCGGACCTGTCCGTCAGCTTCCCGCTCTGTGCGTACTCGGGTGCCATGTACCTGTGTGGAGAGCAATAGAAATAGAATGTTACTGGTATAAAGAACGCGCTGCTAGCTTAATTACGCAGACAACGCGCTGCTAGCTTAATTACGTACCCGAACGTGCCCATTACGCGCGTGGAGATATGAGTCAGCGAGTCGTTTGTCAGTTTAGCGAGGCCGAAATCTGCAACCTGTTCCTCCCCAGATTAAATCGCCACCAGTAAGCACATAATAATTATACAGTAAGCGTTTGGATATACTACTCTATGGTGCACCGCGCGTGTTTCTGTGCTGCAGAGTAGTTGACCTTGGCCTCGAAGGCGTCGTCCAGGAGTATGTTGGCCGACTTGATGTCCCTGTGTATGATCCTAGGATGGCCTGCAGGTAAGAGACAAGCTAGTGATCCAGTACGGACAGACAAGCACACAACTACACAAGCATCGTCCTGTCCTCACTTACAGTCTTCGTGGAGGTACGTCAGCCCACGCGCCGCTCCGATCGCAATCCTCATCCGCTTCGGCCAATCCATCACGGGCAGCCCTTTTCCTGCGCGCGGATCAAGATCAACAACATATCATATCATATCCAACATCCATGCATAGCATACGCATGCGCGCGCCAAGAAAAGAACTCACCGTGCAGGTGATGCTCCAGCGTCTTGTTGGCCACGAACTCGTAGACGAGGAGTCGGTGGTTCTCGGTGACGCAGTAGCCGACGAGCGTGACGAGGTGGCGGTGGTGGATGCGGCTGATGATGTCCACCTCGGCGCGGAACTCCTTCTCCCCCTGCCCGCTGCCCAGCTTGAGCTGCTTCACCGCCACGCGCCGCCCGTCGCCCAGCGCGCCCATGTACACCTTCCCGAACCCGCCCTCGCCGATCACGTTCGCCGCCGAGAACCCGCCCGTGATGCCCGCCAGCTCGTCGTACGTGAACCACGACTTGTTGGCCCCCGACAGGTCGTACGAGCTCGACGTCCCgctcggcgacggcgacggcgccgGCCCGTTCGACGGCTGGTACACGTCCGCCGACACCACGCCCGCGGCTGCGCCACACTGACGTTCCGGCACCACGATGCTGTGCCTGCGCGACGCGTGCCGCTCCCGCTTCCTCCCCCGGTTGCCCTGCTTGCCGGTTGCGCACGCGATTATCAGCAGCGACGCCAGTGCCAGGACCAGCCCGGCAACGGAGATCCCGATGACCACCGCCTCGTTCTTCATGTTGCTGTTGCTGCCCGACCCACCCCCACccgcggggggcccaggcggggACCTCCACATGCCGCCTGCAGGTGGGCCGCCAGAGACGCCGCCCGGCATGATCACCGTCAGCGCCATCGGAGGAGGCAGCATTTGCGTGGGCGCCGGCGGAGGTGGCTGGTGACCGGCGGTGTCCGGTGGCGTCGACGGTGTCTCGCGCGGTGGCGGTTGTCCCGCATTTGGGGGAGGTGACGAGGCCGTCGTCCCGGCGGCTGCTCCGGGCTTCTCCGACGACGGGGGTGTCGGTGGCTTGGTCGGTTCCGGTGCCGGAGGCGACTGCTGCGACGTCGACgccgcgggcggcggcggcgaagaCTGCGGAGGTGGCGACGGGGGCGGCGAAGACGGCGAAGGAGGAGGAGAGGACCGGCTTGGTGGCGGCGGCGAGGCCGGAGGAGGAGGGGAAGCCGCCGGAGACTTCTCTGGCGGGGTCGCTGGTGTGTTCGGCGACGTCGTGCTGTTGTGGGCCGGGGGAGGCGGGGACGACTGCTtcgacggtggcggcggcggtGTCGGCGGCGGAGGAGACGACGAGGAAGCCTT of Zea mays cultivar B73 chromosome 8, Zm-B73-REFERENCE-NAM-5.0, whole genome shotgun sequence contains these proteins:
- the LOC103637381 gene encoding proline-rich receptor-like protein kinase PERK12; this encodes MASTEQLASSPAGGPPGPKARAAPPPESSSSPPPPPKASSSSPPPPTPPPPPSKQSSPPPPAHNSTTSPNTPATPPEKSPAASPPPPASPPPPSRSSPPPSPSSPPPSPPPQSSPPPPAASTSQQSPPAPEPTKPPTPPSSEKPGAAAGTTASSPPPNAGQPPPRETPSTPPDTAGHQPPPPAPTQMLPPPMALTVIMPGGVSGGPPAGGMWRSPPGPPAGGGGSGSNSNMKNEAVVIGISVAGLVLALASLLIIACATGKQGNRGRKRERHASRRHSIVVPERQCGAAAGVVSADVYQPSNGPAPSPSPSGTSSSYDLSGANKSWFTYDELAGITGGFSAANVIGEGGFGKVYMGALGDGRRVAVKQLKLGSGQGEKEFRAEVDIISRIHHRHLVTLVGYCVTENHRLLVYEFVANKTLEHHLHGKGLPVMDWPKRMRIAIGAARGLTYLHEDCHPRIIHRDIKSANILLDDAFEAKVADFGLAKLTNDSLTHISTRVMGTFGYMAPEYAQSGKLTDRSDVFSFGVVLLELITGRKPVDASQPLGEESLVEWARLLLVDALETDDFREVADPALECRFSKTEMRRMVEAAAACVRHSAAKRPRMVQVWRSLDVDECSSDLTNGVKLGQSMAYDSTRYSADIELFRRMAFANDLSTAELGVVDEDDHRYHNSSKASSSSRRYK